From Numenius arquata chromosome 33, bNumArq3.hap1.1, whole genome shotgun sequence:
ACCACACGCCACCACACGCCACCACACGCCTCCACACGCCACAGCATAGCACGAAATTCACCCTTTTCCTGGGTTCTTGCCCCCTCCTCTGGGTGCTTTCGCATTGCTCTGGGTGCAGTCACCCTGTTTTGGGTGCGTCGCTCTGGTTTTGGGGTTGCTTACACCCTTTTCTGGGTGCACTTGCCCTCTTCTGGGGTGCTTTCGCCCTGTTCTGGGTGCCTTTCCCCCCGTTTTGGCTGCTTTCACCCTGTTTTGGGTGCCTTCGCTCTGTTTTAGGCGCTTTCACCCTTTTCTTGGCTGCTTGCGCCCTCTTCTGAGTGTTTTCACCCTGATTTGGGTGCCTTCACCCTGTTTGGGGTGTTTTCACCCTGTTGCAGTTGCTTTCGCTTTGCATTCACCCACCCCTGGGTGCTTTCGCCCTGTTTTGGGTgcagtcctccttttcttggtGCATTCACCTTGTTTTGGGTGCTTTCTCCCTGTGTTGGGTGCATTCACCCTGGTTTAGGTGCATTCACCCTGTTTTGGGTGCTTTCTCCCTGTGTTGGGTGCATTCACCCTTTTCCTGGGTGCTGGTGCCTTCCTCTGACTGCTTTCCCCCTGTTTTGGCTGTTTTCACCCAGTTTTGGCTGctttctccctctgttttggCTGCTTTCACCCCGTTTTAAGTGCTTCTCCCCCTTGTTTTGGGTGCTTCTTCCCCTTGTTTCAGGTGCTTTCACCCTATTTTGGGTGCCTTCACTGTGTTTTGGGTGCATTCACCCTTTTCCTGGGTGCTAGTGCCCTCCTCTAGGTGCTTTCACCCAGTTTTAGGTGCTTTTCACCCTGTTTTGGCTGCTTTCATCCAGTTTTAGGTGCTTTCTCCCTCCGTTTTGGCCACTTTCATCCAGTTTGGGGTGCTTTTCTCCCTGTTTTGGCTGCTTTCACCTAGTCTTGGCCACTTTCACCCTGTTTTGAGTGCTTCTCCCCCTGTGTTGGGTGCTTTCCCCTCCTATTTTGGCTGCTTTCACCCAGTTTTGGCTGCTTTCATCCAGTTTTGGGTGctttctccctctgttttggCTGCTTTCATCCAGTTTTAGGTGATTTCCCCACCTGTTTTGGCTGCTTTCACCCCGTTTTAAGTGCTTCTCCCCCTTGTTTCAGGTGCTTTCACCCTATTTTGGGTGCCTTCGCTGTGTTTTGGGTGCATTCACCCTTTTCCTGGGTGCTAGCGCCCTCCTCTGGGTGCTCTCACCGAGTTTTAGATGCTTTTCACCCTGTTTTGGCTGCTTTCACCCAGTTTGGGGTGCTTTCTCCCCGTTTTGGCCGCTTTCATCCAGTTTTGAGTGCTTTTCTCCCTGTTTTGGCTGCTTTCACCCAGTCTTGGCCGCTTTCACCCCTGTTTTGGGTGCTCTCCCCCAGTTTTGCCTGCTTTCCCCTCCTGTTTTGGGTGCTTTCACACAGTTTTGGGCACAttcacccccctccaagcaccctcaaccccccccaggagcctccacccgcccccccgcccccatgggtgcccccccgtccccccctccacctcctgtccccccctccccaggtctCCCCTCACGTCACATGGACTCGCTGGTCCAGATGGTGGAAGCCCTGGAGTCCACGGAGCCAGAGTTGCCGGTGCCGGAGCTGGCGCGGGCCCTGGGGGGTTGCAGCACCCCGGGGTGCCGGGCGGTGCTGGGGGAGCCCCCCCCTGTCCCACCGACCCCCCCGGCCCTCACCCCGGAGCAGTGGCAGCTGCTCGGCCACCTCCTCCACCCCGACCCCCTGGCACCCGAGCGGGGGGCGGTGCTGGCCCCCGACGGCTCCACCGTGGCCCTGGGTCCCCTCTTGGCCGGCATCGAGGTTGGGCTCAAGAGGGCCAAGGGGTGGCCCTTCCCGGCCACCGGGCCACCCCTCGACCCGCTCTACGCCGTCACCATCAGCGAGGCCTTGGGGACATCCTTCCTCCTGGCTCATGGTGGCCACGGCCACCGAGCCACCCTGGGACCCGCCGGCTGTTGGGACGACGTGGAGGACCCCCAAAACTACACCCTGCTGGGCCCCCCGTCACCCCTCCCCGACGCCGTCGCCAACGGGGCCATGGATGGGGTGCTGTTGGGTGCCCAGGTGGCCCAAGAACCCATCCCGTTGGCCGACCTTCTGCGGGGCTACTACGGGATGGGCAATGGCACGGAGAAGGGGCGACCACCCAGCAGTTACCGGCGACAAGATTTCGGGGCGCTGACGGGGCCGGGCAagttggaggaggaggtggtggccaTGCTGAGGGTGCTGCGGGAGCTGCCACCCACCCAGGGGCTCCTGGAGGACGTGGGGCCGGAGGAGTTGGTGGCCATCGCTGGCAAAGCGGCGCGGGACTTCACAGAGGTCTACGTGGGTAGGGAGGTGGCACCGGGTGGCGACGTCacatctgtgtccccccccaaaatgttgggtgggagggtgggtggggagcTGCACACTGAGTggggtcccctgtgtcacccACTGAGGGCTTGGTGACATCTGACCTGGCGTGGTGGGACACCAGGGATGGACACTGGTGTGTCTCCTGGGTGGCCACCAGAGTCCCCAGTTGGTGGCCCCTTGATGGACACCCTGGATGGACATCGGTGTGTCTTCATGATGGACACCTGCAGGTCCCTTGGATCAACACCACCATGTCCCATGGATGGACACTGGTTTGTCTCCTGGATGGCCACCACTATGTCCCCAGATGGACACCACCACATCCCCTGGGTGGACATTGGTGTGTCCCCATGATGGACACCTGCAGGTCCCTCAGGTGGACACCAGTGCGTCCCCTGAATGGACACCATTGTCCTCCTGGAAGGACACCACTGTGCCCCATAGATGGACACTGGTGTGTCCCCAGATGGTGGTCCCTGGCTGGTCACCACCATGATCCCTGGATAATGGGTCCCTGCGCACTGCTTTGTCCCCTGGATGGCCATCACCATGTCCCCTGGATGGACACTGGTGTGTCCCCTTGACACTGGTCACAGCCATGTCCCCAACCAAGGGACACCCCGAGCAGATGCTTGATGTCCCCTAGATGAGGGGACCCCAAGGAGGACCCTTCCACGTCCCAGGCCAAGAGGTTCCCAAGTTGGGCAGATGCTCCATGTCCCCAAGACCCCAAGGGGACCCTTCCACGTCCCAGGCCAAGAGGTTCCCAAGTTGAGCAGATGCTCCATGTCCCCAAGACCCCAAGGGGACAACTCCATGTCCCCGGTTGCCCATGGGACCAGGCAAGTCCCCTCCTTCTACTGCTCGCCTTCCCTCGCAGAGTGCCCGGCCATCGTCCCCCGCTGCATGTGGGGTGCCCGTCCCTACcggggcacccccaaacccttgACCCTCCCCTTGGGTTTCGTCTTCATCCACCACACCTTCGTGCCCAGCACCCCGTGCCGCACCTTCGCCGCCTGCGCCCACGCCATGCGCGCCATGCAACGCTTCCACCAGGACACCCGCGGGTGGGACGACATCGGCTACAGGTGAGTCCATCATCACGGCGGTCCCCGGTCACCCATCTCCAGGGTGGCCCAGGTTGACCCATGGGTTCTTGCAGCTTCGTGGTGGGGTCGGATGGGTACCTGTACCAAGGCCGTGGTTGGCACTGGGTGGGTGCCCACACCAAAGGCTACAACAGCAGAGGTTACGGCGTGGGCTACGTAGGAGACTTCTCGGCCACCTTGCCCGACCCCGACGCCATCGCCCTGGTGAAGGACAGGTTACTGCCCTGCGCCATGCGCACCGGCCGGCTTCAACACAACTACACCCTACGTGGCCACCGCCAGATGGGTCACACCGACTGCCCTGGCAACTCCCTCTTCCAGGAGATTGAGACCTGGTACGGCTTTAAGGTGAGGACTAAGCTCTGGgacatctccagggggttggaggtttggtggcatctccaAGGGTTGGAGGTTTGGAGGTTTGGGGGCATCTGCAAGGGGTTGGATGTTTGGTGGCACCACCAAGGGTTGAATgtttggtggcatctccagggggctggaggtttggtggcatctccaAGGGTTGGAGGTTTGGGGGAATCTCCAATGGGTTGGATgtttggtggcatctccagggggttggaGGTtgggtggcatctccaggggatgGACGTTTGGGGGCATCTCCAAGGGGTTGGAGGATTGGGGGCATCTCCAAGGGTTGGAGGTTTGGTGGCCCATTGGGGTGTCTGGGTGGTCCAGCATCGCCGGGAGGATGGGGGTTTGGTGGGGGTGGATGTTGGGGGTGATGCTGGGACTCAGCGTGGTTTCTTCTCTTCTCGACAGTGAGGACCATCCCCCTGGGGCCTGGTCTGGATGGATTGCGGGCAAGGTCGGATCACGGTCTGGATGGATCCTGGCCCAATGGGTGATGGTCTGGATGGAGCTTGGGCCAATAGATTTTGGTCTCAATGGCCACCAGCCTGGCTCGGCCCAGGTCCA
This genomic window contains:
- the LOC141476452 gene encoding N-acetylmuramoyl-L-alanine amidase-like, which gives rise to MTGATSCTMFSWFLLVLSVCPRPGTGLPSRHMDSLVQMVEALESTEPELPVPELARALGGCSTPGCRAVLGEPPPVPPTPPALTPEQWQLLGHLLHPDPLAPERGAVLAPDGSTVALGPLLAGIEVGLKRAKGWPFPATGPPLDPLYAVTISEALGTSFLLAHGGHGHRATLGPAGCWDDVEDPQNYTLLGPPSPLPDAVANGAMDGVLLGAQVAQEPIPLADLLRGYYGMGNGTEKGRPPSSYRRQDFGALTGPGKLEEEVVAMLRVLRELPPTQGLLEDVGPEELVAIAGKAARDFTEVYVECPAIVPRCMWGARPYRGTPKPLTLPLGFVFIHHTFVPSTPCRTFAACAHAMRAMQRFHQDTRGWDDIGYSFVVGSDGYLYQGRGWHWVGAHTKGYNSRGYGVGYVGDFSATLPDPDAIALVKDRLLPCAMRTGRLQHNYTLRGHRQMGHTDCPGNSLFQEIETWYGFKPGSAQVQMATSLTATSLGGPWSRETPAWVDPGPDGHQSDGHQPGWTLVQVATSPTDALMDTGPEVPLALKAISLDRSWPR